A region of Vitis vinifera cultivar Pinot Noir 40024 chromosome 15, ASM3070453v1 DNA encodes the following proteins:
- the LOC100258927 gene encoding probable disease resistance protein RF9, whose product MAESIVTVFLEKLTDLLSQEAFLLSRVEEQVNLLSIDLEWMRQFLKDADAKRRYDPRIKLWVSQIRDVTYDAEDVIDRFMFEMNHQQQGSLKCLKFLKLRLVHKLESRIREINTKIEKIKAAKSTFIVETLPAASWPNEVVPHRERRAPIVEEVNVVGIQEDAKSVKQKLLNGEMRRAVVSIVGMGGLGKTTLAKKVYNDNDVQQCFDCHAWIYVSQEYTIRELLLGVAVRVGILSEEERSKMNESDLGNSLRDYLTTKKYLIVMDDMWRNEAWDRLGLYFPDSVNGSRVLITSRNKQIGLYADPQTIPHELSFLTEEESWELFLKKIFLAGSANAVCPRELEELGKKIVANCGGLPLAIVVLGGLLSRKEKTPLSWQKVLDSLTWHLNQGPDSCLGVLALSYNDMPYYLKSCFLYCGLFPEDSEIRTDKLIRLWVAEGFIQRRGEEIAEDVAEDHLQELVHRSMIQVAARSFDGRVMSCRMHDLLRDLAISEAKDTKFFEGYESIDSTSPVSVRRLTIHQGKKTNSKHLHTSRSLRSFICFSVCFQENILRSLHRRVKLLTVLDLERMPINTIPEGIGELIHLKYLCLRRTRIKRLPSSIGRLTNLQTLDFQSTFIEIIPSTIWKLHHLRHLYGRGVVSSQSVIDKCRNGPLSVDHLTNLQSLGLRAGSWCCGEGLGKLTELRELIIEWTKMAQTKNHGFSESVKKLTALQSLRLYTLGAEMFTLPHLMPFSDHTYLYHLSLRGRLERFPDEIEFYPPNLISLELECWNIEQDPMVTLEKLPNLRFLILSLCYSMVKKMVCTSGGFQQLETLTLWGLKELEELIVEEGAMPDPKDLVIETCPKMKRLSHGLLQRKNLQHLKLYDLSPELMDELSLIEGEDREKICLATSIHGWRRTAS is encoded by the coding sequence ATGGCTGAAAGTATTGTCACCGTTTTTCTAGAGAAGTTAACTGACCTGCTTTCCCAGGAAGCATTTCTACTCAGCAGAGTGGAAGAGCAGGTGAATCTGTTGAGTATTGACCTCGAATGGATGCGCCAGTTTCTCAAAGACGCGGATGCGAAGCGCAGATATGATCCAAGAATCAAGCTCTGGGTGAGTCAGATCAGGGACGTAACCTATGACGCCGAAGATGTCATCGACAGGTTCATGTTCGAGATGAATCACCAACAGCAAGGAAGTCTCAAATGCCTCAAGTTCCTTAAGTTACGATTGGTTCACAAGCTCGAGTCTCGAATCAGAGAGATCAATACCAAGATTGAGAAGATCAAGGCTGCCAAATCAACGTTCATTGTCGAAACCTTACCAGCTGCAAGCTGGCCCAACGAAGTTGTGCCACATAGAGAGAGGAGGGCTCCGATTGTGGAAGAAGTCAACGTGGTGGGAATTCAAGAGGATGCAAAAAGCGTCAAGCAAAAGCTGCTTAATGGAGAGATGCGGAGAGCTGTGGTGTCCATCGTGGGCATGGGTGGCTTGGGAAAGACTACCCTGGCTAAGAAAGTCTACAATGATAATGATGTCCAGCAATGCTTTGATTGTCATGCTTGGATTTATGTCTCTCAAGAGTATACAATCAGGGAGCTTTTGCTAGGCGTTGCTGTTCGTGTTGGGATTCTCTCCGAAGAGGAAAGGAGTAAAATGAACGAGAGCGATTTGGGGAATAGTCTTCGTGATTACCTGACTACCAAGAAGTACTTGatagttatggatgatatgtgGAGAAATGAAGCTTGGGATAGGTTGGGCTTGTATTTTCCTGACTCGGTGAATGGCAGCAGAGTGTTGATCACCTCACGCAATAAACAGATTGGTCTTTATGCTGATCCACAAACCATTCCCCATGAACTTTCTTTTCTGACTGAAGAAGAGAGCTGGGAGCTCtttctcaagaaaatttttCTGGCTGGGAGTGCAAATGCTGTTTGCCCCAGAGAATTGGAAGAGTTGGGAAAGAAAATTGTAGCAAATTGTGGGGGTTTGCCCCTTGCAATTGTGGTCTTGGGAGGCCTTctatcaagaaaagaaaagacaccGCTCTCCTGGCAAAAAGTACTGGACAGCCTAACTTGGCACCTAAATCAAGGTCCAGACTCATGTTTGGGGGTCCTTGCTTTAAGCTACAATGATATGCCGTATTACTTGAAGTCCTGTTTCCTTTACTGTGGCCTTTTCCCAGAAGACTCAGAAATCAGGACAGATAAGTTGATCCGCTTGTGGGTTGCAGAAGGGTTTATACAAAGAAGAGGAGAAGAAATAGCGGAAGACGTCGCGGAAGATCACTTACAGGAATTGGTACATAGAAGCATGATTCAAGTGGCTGCCAGGAGTTTCGATGGAAGAGTGATGTCCTGTCGCATGCACGATCTGCTTCGAGACCTTGCCATTTCTGAGGCCAAAGATACAAAATTTTTCGAGGGATATGAAAGCATTGATTCTACATCCCCTGTTAGTGTTCGTCGACTAACCATTCATCAGGGTAAGAAGACTAATTCTAAACACTTGCATACTTCACGTAGTCTCCGatctttcatttgtttttctgTATGCTTCCAAGAAAACATTTTGAGATCTTTACACAGGCGTGTCAAATTGCTCACTGTACTGGACCTAGAACGCATGCCTATCAATACCATCCCAGAAGGCATAGGAGAACTTATCCACCTTAAGTACCTGTGCTTAAGGAGAACCCGCATAAAAAGGCTTCCATCGTCCATAGGTCGTCTTACAAATCTACAAACCCTAGACTTTCAAAGCACTTTCATTGAAATAATTCCTTCTACCATTTGGAAATTGCACCATTTGAGACATCTATACGGTCGTGGTGTGGTTTCAAGCCAGTCAGTGATAGATAAGTGCAGGAATGGCCCTTTGAGTGTTGACCACCTAACAAACCTCCAATCGTTAGGTTTAAGAGCAGGCAGTTGGTGCTGTGGTGAAGGCTTGGGAAAATTAACTGAGCTTAGAGAACTGATAATTGAATGGACCAAAATGGCACAAACAAAGAACCATGGATTTTCCGAGTCAGTAAAAAAGCTAACTGCTCTTCAATCCTTGCGTTTGTATACTTTAGGAGCGGAAATGTTTACCTTGCCGCACCTCATGCCTTTCTCAGACCACACCTACCTTTACCATCTAAGTTTAAGAGGAAGGCTCGAAAGGTTCCCTGATGAAATTGAATTCTACCCTCCAAACCTCATCTCCTTGGAATTGGAATGTTGGAATATAGAGCAAGACCCAATGGTGACCCTAGAGAAGCTGCCAAACTTGAGATTTCTCATATTATCCCTTTGTTACTCTATGGTAAAGAAGATGGTCTGTACTTCTGGAGGATTCCAGCAACTCGAAACCCTTACGCTCTGGGGTTTGAAAGAATTAGAAGAATTGATTGTGGAGGAAGGGGCAATGCCTGATCCGAAGGATTTAGTAATTGAGACTTGCCCTAAAATGAAAAGGCTTTCCCATGGATTGCTGCAACGAAAAAATTTGCAGCACCTAAAGTTGTATGATTTGTCTCCTGAGTTAATGGATGAGCTTTCTCTGATAGAAGGAGAAGATCGGGAGAAGATCTGCCTCGCCACCTCAATACACGGGTGGAGGCGTACGGCATCATGA